A DNA window from Candidatus Saccharimonadales bacterium contains the following coding sequences:
- the mraY gene encoding phospho-N-acetylmuramoyl-pentapeptide-transferase: MTELALHNFTHEMTQTFLLSVGAFLLAMLLTPLYTSVAYKYKFWKKQRVTSTTGEKLEIFTKLHADKFKRNIPTMAGLIGVVSITLITFFYNLDRAQTWLPLAALVGGGAVGLLDDVINIRGRGLGVAGLRSSFKFAMITILALVLGWFFYYKLGINAVHIPFVGDIFLGWLIVPLFVFAVVATSNAVNISDGLDGLAGGLLTISFGVFGLIALLQGQLALSGFCFTAVGALLSYLWFNIYPARFFMGDVGSFAFGTSLGVVAMLTNTLFLLPVIGIIFVIEVGSSAIQILSKKLFHRKVFLSAPIHHHLEAKGWPETKVTMRFWVIACVSGFIGILLALSGGHIT; this comes from the coding sequence ATGACAGAGTTAGCACTTCACAATTTTACACATGAAATGACACAAACCTTTTTACTTAGTGTTGGTGCATTTTTACTTGCAATGCTCCTGACGCCACTCTATACATCTGTTGCGTATAAGTATAAATTTTGGAAAAAACAGCGAGTGACCAGTACGACAGGTGAAAAACTCGAAATATTTACTAAGCTACACGCTGATAAGTTCAAGCGTAATATTCCAACAATGGCGGGACTCATCGGAGTAGTTTCAATCACGCTAATAACATTTTTTTATAATCTTGATCGTGCACAGACTTGGCTGCCACTCGCTGCACTCGTAGGCGGTGGGGCGGTTGGGTTACTTGACGATGTCATTAATATCCGCGGACGTGGACTTGGCGTGGCTGGGCTTCGTTCGAGTTTTAAGTTTGCTATGATAACTATTTTGGCCCTGGTACTAGGATGGTTCTTTTATTATAAACTTGGTATTAACGCAGTACATATTCCATTTGTTGGTGATATTTTCCTTGGTTGGTTAATCGTGCCTTTGTTTGTCTTTGCTGTGGTAGCAACAAGCAATGCGGTAAACATAAGTGATGGCTTAGACGGTTTGGCCGGTGGCCTGCTTACTATTAGCTTTGGAGTTTTCGGTCTAATAGCACTTTTACAAGGTCAACTTGCACTGTCCGGATTTTGCTTTACGGCAGTGGGTGCGTTACTGAGCTATCTTTGGTTTAATATTTATCCAGCAAGGTTCTTTATGGGTGATGTAGGTAGTTTTGCATTTGGTACGAGTCTTGGCGTTGTTGCAATGCTGACTAACACGCTCTTTCTTCTACCGGTCATAGGAATAATATTCGTGATTGAAGTTGGGTCAAGCGCAATTCAAATTCTTAGTAAGAAATTATTCCATCGTAAAGTTTTTTTGTCAGCACCAATCCACCATCACTTAGAGGCAAAAGGCTGGCCAGAAACAAAAGTCACCATGAGATTTTGGGTGATCGCTTGTGTTAGTGGATTTATAGGTATTTTGCTCGCGCTTTCTGGTGGTCATATTACATGA
- a CDS encoding FtsW/RodA/SpoVE family cell cycle protein: MRSSLVKSTTERVKSVIRRHRADHQIIMYMGILMMLGLVVIYAIGPQRANVLNNAYGADYSNSYFFIKQAVSLALALGSFALMSVIPVRFFQKYAKNILLIGFASCALLYLLGNVGHVSQVVQCSLGACRWFSLGPLGTIQPAEFLKFGLLLFVASFLGMRVNQGLINDVHRTLIPIGVVALISIIFVIGLQQDMGTGLALVAILASMLVMAGLHKKYGAILLAGVVLLGIGLILIAPHRLERVGTFFAGDSASTDNANDYHIVHAKIAIGSGGLSGVGIGNSVQATGYLPEAINDSVFAIMGETFGFTGLVVILALFTALLMRLLRIADHLTDMRMKLIVAGVFGWLGAHVILNVAAMIGVFPLTGITLPLLSFGGTSMIFIAGALGLAFQLSRYTEHTSTIKEKSHENPSSRRGIGRTRDASRRRSS, encoded by the coding sequence ATGAGAAGTTCACTTGTTAAGAGTACAACTGAGAGGGTGAAGTCCGTCATCCGTCGACACCGTGCTGATCATCAGATAATTATGTATATGGGCATACTCATGATGCTCGGGTTGGTAGTTATTTATGCTATTGGCCCACAGAGAGCGAACGTTTTAAATAATGCATACGGAGCAGATTATTCAAACTCATACTTTTTTATTAAGCAGGCAGTGAGCCTTGCACTTGCCCTCGGGTCATTTGCATTAATGTCTGTTATCCCAGTTCGATTCTTCCAAAAGTATGCTAAAAATATACTTTTGATCGGATTTGCATCCTGCGCGCTTCTATATTTACTCGGAAATGTTGGCCATGTTAGCCAGGTTGTTCAATGTAGCCTAGGTGCATGCCGATGGTTCTCACTTGGCCCGCTCGGTACTATTCAGCCAGCAGAATTTTTGAAGTTTGGTTTGTTGCTGTTCGTCGCAAGTTTTCTAGGGATGCGCGTTAATCAAGGGCTTATAAATGATGTTCATCGTACGCTAATTCCTATTGGCGTGGTCGCACTTATTTCAATCATTTTTGTTATCGGTCTCCAACAAGATATGGGAACTGGCCTCGCACTTGTCGCTATTTTGGCAAGTATGCTCGTTATGGCTGGTCTTCATAAGAAGTATGGCGCAATTTTACTTGCAGGTGTTGTACTGCTGGGGATAGGTCTTATTCTTATAGCACCGCATCGATTAGAGCGCGTGGGCACATTCTTTGCAGGGGACAGTGCATCAACAGATAATGCGAATGATTATCATATTGTCCATGCAAAAATTGCTATCGGTAGTGGGGGACTGAGCGGAGTAGGTATTGGCAATAGTGTACAGGCAACGGGCTATCTTCCGGAAGCAATTAATGACTCGGTATTTGCAATTATGGGCGAAACCTTTGGGTTTACCGGTTTAGTTGTTATTCTGGCACTGTTTACAGCACTTCTGATGCGTCTGCTTAGGATAGCTGACCATTTAACTGATATGAGAATGAAGTTGATCGTAGCGGGTGTATTTGGCTGGCTAGGTGCACATGTTATATTGAATGTAGCTGCCATGATTGGAGTATTTCCACTGACAGGCATAACATTACCGTTACTTAGTTTCGGCGGGACAAGCATGATATTTATTGCCGGAGCGCTTGGACTTGCATTCCAATTGTCGCGTTACACCGAACACACATCAACTATAAAGGAGAAGAGCCATGAAAATCCTAGCAGTCGGCGGGGGATCGGGCGGACACGTGACGCCAGTCGCCGCCGTTCTTCGTGA
- a CDS encoding UDP-N-acetylglucosamine--N-acetylmuramyl-(pentapeptide) pyrophosphoryl-undecaprenol N-acetylglucosamine transferase, which translates to MKILAVGGGSGGHVTPVAAVLRELRQRDSSVEIRFWCDRKFSSQARSLIGNVDLNIPVSTVISGKLRRYHNIPIWRQLLRPFSIVLPNIRDGALVIIGCIQSIAKLLIWRPDVVFTKGGYVCLPVGIAARLLRIPLVIHDSDAHPGLTNRVLARFAQSIATGAPLKNYSYPASITRYVGIPIANDFKPLTSIEQQNVKAELGFNILKPLIVVTGGGLGAKRINEAVANVLQDIIQLGSLVLISGSQQYDEMRSMTPENDSRFQLHAFVSSGMASMLGAADIVVTRAGATTILELAALAKPTILIPNGYLTGGHQLKNAQAYAENGAVIIIDEHDLDANPKVLVKTLRNLLDDSTMRTRMSEDFHSFAKPHAASDMADMIIDAANQS; encoded by the coding sequence ATGAAAATCCTAGCAGTCGGCGGGGGATCGGGCGGACACGTGACGCCAGTCGCCGCCGTTCTTCGTGAATTAAGACAGCGTGATTCGAGTGTTGAAATTCGCTTTTGGTGTGATCGTAAGTTCTCGTCTCAGGCACGAAGTCTCATCGGTAATGTTGACTTAAATATTCCAGTCAGCACGGTCATCTCAGGTAAACTACGTAGGTATCACAACATACCAATATGGCGACAGCTTCTTAGGCCTTTTAGTATCGTACTACCAAATATACGTGACGGAGCACTTGTCATTATCGGGTGTATACAGAGCATCGCCAAGTTACTCATATGGCGACCAGATGTTGTTTTTACAAAAGGCGGATACGTATGCTTACCGGTCGGCATTGCTGCAAGGTTACTCCGCATCCCACTTGTGATTCATGATTCAGATGCACACCCTGGGCTTACAAACAGAGTACTTGCTAGATTTGCGCAGTCAATTGCAACTGGCGCACCATTAAAAAACTACTCTTACCCAGCAAGTATTACACGCTATGTCGGTATACCTATAGCAAATGATTTTAAGCCACTAACATCTATTGAGCAACAAAACGTTAAGGCAGAACTGGGGTTTAATATACTTAAACCACTCATTGTTGTGACAGGAGGTGGTTTAGGTGCAAAGCGTATCAATGAGGCAGTTGCTAATGTTCTTCAAGATATAATCCAGCTAGGTTCGCTCGTTTTGATATCAGGTAGTCAGCAGTATGATGAAATGCGTTCAATGACACCAGAAAATGATTCTAGGTTTCAGCTTCACGCATTTGTATCTAGTGGTATGGCATCGATGTTGGGTGCTGCTGATATCGTTGTCACTCGTGCTGGAGCAACGACTATTTTGGAACTTGCAGCACTTGCAAAGCCAACTATACTTATACCAAACGGCTACCTTACCGGTGGCCATCAGTTAAAGAACGCGCAAGCTTATGCTGAAAATGGTGCGGTCATCATTATTGATGAGCACGATTTGGACGCAAATCCAAAAGTTTTAGTAAAAACTCTCCGTAATCTGCTCGATGACTCAACAATGCGTACTCGTATGAGTGAAGATTTTCATTCATTTGCCAAGCCTCACGCGGCTAGTGATATGGCGGACATGATTATTGACGCTGCGAACCAGTCATAA
- a CDS encoding type IV secretion system DNA-binding domain-containing protein, with amino-acid sequence MGILSWILNLLLQWYVWLPIVLILAYLTWRNYKRIDIVKEIESVLLILEIPKANDKSELAAEQLFASLHGILRDKDELRETHGIQEHLSFEIASVNGQIRFYVWVPRSLQSFVEGQIYSQYPTVQIHEADEDYVAHERQHSVVYTGEVVLSDSEFLPIKTFQSFEVDPLAGITGTLAKMESTGEELWIQVLARPLPDDWHKSSDTWIKSVKNGKSFSLLTGEGFNMRWVGGLFEALWKPPEQGIGGAPAVKEISDRDKTRIAEAEKKATKLGYQVKIRLVYLGESTTNARLRMQALVGTFKQFNSTNLNGFKIADASFKKEDLAQYNARLFTDKGFILNIEELASVFHLPHTNVETPNIVWASNKTAEPPAKLPVITGNDAIDENISAFGLTNFRGINHQFGMLRSDRSRHIYIIGQTGAGKSGTLELFALSDIYHNQGYAIIDPHGDFAVNNMKFIPAHRLKDVVYFNPADTAFPLGFNPLEVTDPTMKTNISSEVIGVLKRMFVDSWGPRLEYILRYTILALLDRPETTMLDITRMLTDKKFREETLSYCKDTVVLNFWKIEFASWQDKFASEAVAPVLNKVGAFTANPTIRNIIGQPKSTFNIREIMDEGKILVVNLSKGLIGEDNAAILGAFLVTKIQLAAMSRSDIPNVEDRRPFYLYVDEFQNFATDSFATILSEARKYGLNLTVANQYISQMSDTVRDAVFGNVGTMISFRVSADDSPVLSKQFEPQFEPTDLLQMHNRNFIINMVINGEKSPAFSAKTLELPPAQNDNTPLIIENTRRLFSRSRAEVEREISEAIQPPEHLQSKKPPQSNSQGARWPINAQSQVITPQRPAMNNPVSPARQGSDTPIQQLNEDGSPVKKKRTRSRKKKTNSDTMLPPVNAGQGSNQSTEASNELHLR; translated from the coding sequence ATGGGCATTTTGTCGTGGATATTAAATTTGTTACTTCAATGGTACGTCTGGCTCCCGATCGTACTCATATTAGCGTACCTTACGTGGCGTAATTATAAACGTATCGACATCGTAAAAGAGATTGAAAGCGTTCTGCTGATTCTCGAAATTCCAAAAGCGAATGATAAGTCCGAACTTGCAGCGGAACAACTTTTTGCTAGCTTGCACGGTATTTTGCGTGACAAAGATGAACTTCGTGAGACACACGGTATTCAAGAGCACCTAAGTTTCGAAATTGCATCTGTTAATGGACAGATCCGTTTTTACGTGTGGGTTCCTCGGTCTCTGCAAAGCTTCGTTGAAGGTCAAATTTATTCTCAGTACCCAACTGTACAAATTCATGAAGCAGATGAGGATTACGTAGCGCATGAGAGACAACACAGTGTCGTCTATACCGGTGAAGTCGTTCTCAGCGACAGTGAATTTCTTCCGATTAAGACATTTCAAAGTTTTGAAGTAGATCCACTTGCGGGTATCACAGGAACCCTTGCCAAGATGGAGTCGACGGGAGAAGAGCTGTGGATTCAAGTACTAGCGCGCCCATTACCTGACGATTGGCATAAATCTTCCGATACTTGGATTAAATCTGTAAAAAATGGTAAATCGTTCTCCTTACTAACAGGAGAGGGCTTTAATATGCGATGGGTTGGTGGCTTATTTGAGGCTTTATGGAAACCACCAGAACAGGGGATAGGTGGCGCACCGGCTGTAAAAGAAATATCCGACCGTGATAAAACACGTATCGCTGAAGCTGAGAAGAAAGCCACAAAACTTGGCTATCAAGTAAAAATACGACTAGTATACCTTGGTGAAAGCACGACGAATGCACGCCTACGCATGCAGGCACTTGTTGGTACATTTAAGCAATTTAATAGTACTAACTTGAACGGTTTTAAGATTGCCGATGCAAGTTTTAAAAAAGAAGATCTTGCTCAATACAATGCACGTTTGTTTACAGATAAAGGCTTTATTCTAAATATAGAAGAGCTCGCGTCAGTCTTTCACTTACCTCACACTAACGTAGAAACGCCAAACATAGTATGGGCGAGTAACAAGACCGCTGAACCACCTGCTAAATTGCCGGTCATAACTGGTAACGATGCTATCGATGAAAACATCAGCGCTTTTGGACTCACAAATTTCCGTGGCATTAATCACCAATTTGGTATGCTAAGATCAGACCGATCACGACATATATATATTATTGGCCAAACTGGTGCAGGTAAATCAGGTACTCTTGAACTCTTTGCACTATCTGATATCTATCACAACCAAGGCTACGCAATTATCGACCCGCATGGTGACTTTGCAGTGAATAATATGAAATTCATTCCTGCACACAGATTAAAAGACGTCGTTTATTTCAACCCTGCAGATACTGCATTTCCACTTGGGTTCAACCCTCTTGAGGTAACAGACCCTACGATGAAAACCAATATCAGCTCGGAGGTGATAGGGGTACTTAAGCGTATGTTTGTCGATAGTTGGGGACCTCGTCTCGAGTATATCCTTCGCTACACTATTCTGGCCCTACTTGACCGCCCAGAGACGACGATGCTCGATATAACTCGTATGTTAACAGATAAGAAGTTCCGCGAAGAAACTCTTAGCTACTGTAAAGACACGGTTGTCCTTAACTTCTGGAAAATTGAGTTCGCTAGTTGGCAAGATAAATTTGCCTCGGAAGCCGTTGCTCCTGTTCTAAATAAAGTCGGTGCATTTACAGCAAACCCTACTATTCGTAATATAATTGGACAACCAAAGAGTACCTTTAACATTCGCGAAATAATGGATGAGGGTAAGATCTTAGTGGTCAACTTGTCTAAAGGTCTTATCGGTGAAGACAATGCTGCAATTCTTGGCGCCTTCTTAGTAACAAAAATTCAACTTGCAGCAATGAGTCGTAGTGATATCCCAAATGTTGAAGATAGACGTCCTTTCTATTTATACGTAGACGAATTCCAGAACTTTGCAACAGACAGTTTCGCGACCATTCTATCCGAAGCACGTAAATACGGGCTTAATTTGACTGTAGCGAATCAGTATATATCCCAGATGAGTGATACCGTTCGTGATGCTGTCTTCGGAAACGTCGGTACTATGATAAGCTTCCGTGTCTCAGCTGATGACTCCCCAGTGCTCTCAAAGCAGTTTGAGCCTCAGTTTGAGCCAACCGATCTTCTACAAATGCATAACAGAAACTTTATTATTAATATGGTTATTAATGGTGAAAAATCCCCAGCATTTAGTGCTAAAACGCTTGAGCTTCCACCTGCTCAAAACGATAATACCCCTCTTATTATTGAAAATACACGACGTCTCTTTAGCCGTAGTCGAGCAGAAGTTGAACGTGAGATTTCTGAAGCTATACAGCCACCAGAACATCTCCAGTCAAAGAAACCGCCACAATCTAACTCACAAGGCGCCAGGTGGCCTATCAATGCTCAGTCCCAAGTTATTACGCCTCAGCGTCCAGCAATGAACAATCCTGTTAGCCCAGCTAGACAGGGAAGTGATACCCCTATTCAGCAATTAAACGAAGATGGCTCTCCAGTAAAGAAAAAGCGTACTCGATCACGTAAGAAAAAAACAAACTCTGATACTATGCTTCCTCCTGTTAACGCAGGGCAGGGGTCTAATCAAAGCACAGAAGCTTCTAACGAACTCCACCTTCGTTAA
- a CDS encoding sigma factor-like helix-turn-helix DNA-binding protein: protein MDETNKIDTTAQLKLAVDGILATIEQDREREIITRRFGLFDRRETLEQIGDLLGITRERVRQLEKAILIRLKIAGEDNKVPAVHEVERVLIRDLSENGRVGRVQDVATRLMGSKSDARSRAHIAFVSELSPKLVVVSENDNYHHTIGIKEHGDEKKIKQNVDEIVKTVKKHGQPLEIEELHTQLNHEHPDHVRALASTSKHLAHLKDSWGLTKWPTVNPKNIRDKIYVILAENGKPMHFSEIAGAIKGSDFKRKDVTTQAIHNELIKDKRFVLIGRGIYALDNWGFSKGTVSDIISDVLTSAGEPLHRDEIVKRVLKSRQVKETTILLNLQSKPQFKRVSKATYAFDKQAVK, encoded by the coding sequence ATGGACGAAACGAACAAAATCGACACCACTGCTCAGCTAAAACTAGCTGTCGATGGAATCTTGGCTACGATCGAACAAGATCGTGAACGTGAAATCATTACACGACGATTTGGTCTGTTTGATCGACGTGAAACCCTCGAGCAAATCGGTGATCTTCTTGGTATCACACGTGAGCGTGTTCGTCAGCTTGAAAAAGCTATCCTCATCCGTCTTAAGATCGCCGGTGAAGATAATAAGGTCCCAGCTGTGCACGAAGTAGAACGTGTACTTATCCGTGATCTATCTGAAAACGGTCGCGTTGGACGCGTTCAAGATGTCGCAACTCGACTTATGGGTAGTAAAAGTGATGCACGTAGCCGAGCACATATTGCATTTGTCTCAGAGCTCTCTCCAAAACTCGTTGTTGTCAGTGAAAATGATAATTATCACCATACAATTGGCATCAAGGAACATGGTGACGAAAAAAAGATCAAGCAGAACGTGGATGAAATAGTTAAAACTGTTAAAAAGCACGGTCAACCTCTTGAAATTGAAGAGTTACACACACAACTAAATCATGAACACCCTGATCATGTTCGTGCTCTTGCAAGCACAAGCAAACACCTAGCACATCTTAAAGATAGCTGGGGACTTACAAAGTGGCCAACAGTTAACCCAAAGAACATCCGTGATAAAATTTATGTTATTCTCGCTGAGAATGGTAAACCTATGCATTTCTCAGAGATAGCTGGGGCTATTAAGGGAAGTGACTTCAAACGAAAAGATGTCACAACACAGGCGATCCACAACGAGCTTATTAAAGATAAAAGATTCGTTCTTATCGGGCGTGGTATATATGCGCTTGATAACTGGGGCTTCTCAAAAGGAACAGTCTCAGATATTATCTCTGACGTTCTTACAAGCGCAGGCGAGCCACTCCACCGTGATGAAATTGTTAAGCGCGTTCTCAAAAGTCGTCAAGTAAAAGAGACAACTATTCTACTTAACCTTCAAAGCAAACCGCAGTTCAAGCGCGTATCAAAAGCAACTTACGCATTTGACAAACAGGCAGTAAAATAA
- the topA gene encoding type I DNA topoisomerase: protein MSKNLVIVESPAKAKTIEKYLGSAFTVLSSVGHIRGIVKKTKDGTPPIDVKNGFKTTYEIDAEKKKTVAELRKAVKTANEVWLATDEDREGEAIAWHLCEVLNLDPITTKRIVFHEITKSAIEEAIKHPRTVDMSLVKAQQARQILDRLVGFELSPVVWQKVPGGKSAGRVQSPAVRLLVEREREIESFEGSYQFKVTALFTNKGDEFKAELPQRFDTEQEAHTFLESLTGANFQVSNVTTSPSTRNPGAPFTTSTLQQDANSKLGFGSKATMSSAQKLYQEGKITYMRTDSMNLSGQAIASAKDFITSAYGPEYSQVRQFKTKNASAQEAHEAIRPTDMRLERGSSNEYDQKLYNLIRTRTLASQMSPAKLERTVVTINISTRTEVFEAKGEVIIFDGFLKVYGGSKKDADILPAVKSGEALILDEANARQTFARPPARFTEGALVKKLEELGIGRPSTYATIINTVQVRGYAEKGEAEGTPREIITLTVKGSDVVRDIVSEKTGSDRGKLIPTPSGQVVSDFLTNHFDKIVDYDFTANVEEYFDQIAEGKLDRNEMLQSFYTPFHELIEKSGTIDRASVAQSREIGIDPKSGKPVVARFGRYGPMLQMGSTEDESDKPRFAPLPTGAKIETVTLEQALVMFQLPRIVGKTDDGFEIKANIGRFGPYIQVDKLFVSIKPLDPHAITLDEAKDLYLAKVQAEAEKNISDFGDGIKVLNGRYGPYITDGDKNAKIPKGTEPKTITHDQAKELLAAAPASKKRPVRKITTRKKTTTKRRTSTKK, encoded by the coding sequence ATGAGCAAGAACCTCGTTATCGTAGAGTCACCTGCAAAAGCAAAGACAATCGAGAAGTATCTCGGTAGTGCTTTTACTGTACTCTCAAGCGTAGGGCATATCCGCGGTATCGTAAAAAAGACCAAAGACGGTACTCCACCAATCGATGTAAAAAATGGTTTTAAAACGACCTATGAAATTGATGCAGAAAAAAAGAAAACTGTCGCAGAACTCCGTAAAGCAGTTAAGACAGCGAATGAAGTCTGGCTTGCAACCGACGAAGACCGAGAAGGTGAGGCAATCGCTTGGCATCTTTGTGAAGTTTTGAATCTTGATCCGATAACAACAAAACGTATCGTTTTTCATGAAATCACAAAATCTGCCATAGAAGAGGCTATTAAGCATCCCCGAACTGTCGATATGAGTTTAGTGAAGGCTCAACAAGCCAGACAAATTCTTGATCGTCTCGTAGGTTTCGAACTATCTCCAGTAGTGTGGCAAAAAGTACCTGGAGGAAAATCCGCTGGACGCGTCCAGTCTCCGGCTGTACGTCTGCTCGTTGAGCGTGAGCGTGAAATTGAGTCTTTCGAAGGTTCATATCAATTTAAAGTGACGGCACTCTTTACAAATAAAGGCGACGAATTCAAAGCTGAATTACCACAGCGATTTGATACAGAGCAGGAAGCTCATACATTCTTGGAATCGCTTACTGGAGCAAACTTCCAAGTCTCTAATGTCACAACAAGTCCATCAACTAGAAATCCTGGCGCTCCTTTTACAACCAGTACGCTTCAGCAAGATGCCAATAGCAAGCTAGGATTTGGATCTAAAGCAACAATGTCGAGTGCTCAAAAATTATACCAAGAAGGTAAGATAACCTACATGCGTACGGACTCGATGAATCTAAGCGGGCAAGCAATTGCTAGCGCAAAAGACTTTATCACTTCAGCGTATGGACCAGAGTATAGCCAGGTACGTCAATTCAAAACGAAGAATGCAAGTGCTCAGGAAGCTCATGAAGCAATTCGCCCAACAGATATGCGTCTTGAACGTGGCAGTAGCAATGAATATGACCAAAAACTATACAATCTCATTCGCACTCGTACACTTGCAAGTCAGATGTCACCTGCAAAACTTGAAAGAACAGTTGTAACAATTAACATAAGTACACGGACTGAAGTATTTGAAGCAAAAGGTGAAGTTATCATCTTTGACGGATTTCTTAAAGTCTACGGCGGTAGTAAAAAAGATGCCGACATTTTGCCAGCAGTCAAAAGCGGAGAAGCACTTATTCTCGACGAAGCTAACGCTCGCCAAACATTCGCCCGACCTCCTGCTCGATTTACAGAAGGTGCACTCGTAAAAAAATTAGAAGAACTTGGTATAGGAAGACCATCAACTTACGCTACGATTATTAATACCGTGCAGGTAAGAGGCTACGCTGAAAAAGGTGAGGCAGAAGGTACGCCTCGAGAAATTATTACTCTAACCGTAAAAGGTAGTGACGTAGTAAGAGATATCGTTTCAGAGAAAACAGGGTCTGATCGTGGTAAATTAATTCCAACACCAAGCGGCCAAGTAGTGAGTGATTTCCTCACAAACCACTTCGACAAAATTGTTGATTATGACTTCACAGCAAATGTCGAAGAATACTTTGACCAAATCGCAGAAGGCAAATTAGATCGAAATGAAATGTTACAAAGTTTCTATACTCCATTTCATGAACTGATTGAAAAATCTGGAACAATCGACAGAGCTTCTGTTGCTCAGTCTAGAGAAATAGGTATAGATCCAAAATCAGGCAAACCAGTCGTTGCGAGATTCGGCCGTTATGGTCCAATGCTACAAATGGGTAGCACTGAAGACGAAAGCGACAAGCCTCGATTTGCGCCACTCCCAACTGGAGCGAAGATTGAAACGGTCACACTAGAACAAGCGCTCGTAATGTTTCAATTACCTCGAATAGTAGGAAAAACAGATGATGGGTTTGAGATTAAAGCAAATATAGGCCGATTTGGACCATATATACAAGTTGATAAGCTATTTGTAAGTATAAAACCACTTGATCCACATGCTATTACCCTAGATGAAGCTAAGGATCTCTACCTAGCTAAGGTTCAGGCTGAAGCTGAGAAAAATATAAGTGATTTTGGGGATGGCATCAAAGTTCTAAATGGACGATACGGACCATACATCACTGATGGAGACAAGAATGCAAAGATCCCTAAAGGAACTGAGCCAAAAACTATTACTCATGATCAAGCAAAGGAACTCCTAGCGGCTGCTCCAGCGTCCAAAAAACGACCAGTTCGCAAAATAACAACTCGAAAAAAGACAACTACAAAACGAAGGACTTCAACAAAAAAATAG
- a CDS encoding DUF2306 domain-containing protein codes for MHAPWTIVIVLHAVIATSTLVLGTFNAIRTVRGDTIHRAVGRIWAYMMLFVSISGLFIIKTHEPIDIFLGGLALWTIFSICAGIYNARRGDINAHKAFMLGSYFGLLGAFIGVIVVPTRLVPSWFLYQPILMTIITICIVAVSGLLVSLLIKTNGRPLVKSK; via the coding sequence ATGCATGCTCCCTGGACTATTGTTATCGTGCTCCATGCGGTCATCGCTACATCTACCCTCGTCCTCGGCACATTCAACGCAATAAGAACCGTGAGAGGTGATACAATCCACCGAGCAGTCGGGCGTATATGGGCTTATATGATGCTCTTCGTATCCATCAGCGGCTTATTTATCATTAAGACACATGAGCCAATAGATATTTTCCTAGGAGGGCTCGCGCTTTGGACAATTTTTAGTATCTGTGCTGGTATTTACAATGCGCGTCGAGGCGACATAAATGCGCATAAAGCATTTATGCTCGGAAGCTATTTTGGACTTTTAGGTGCATTCATAGGAGTCATCGTAGTGCCCACGCGTCTTGTCCCGTCATGGTTTCTGTATCAGCCTATCCTAATGACAATTATTACGATATGTATCGTCGCAGTAAGTGGGCTCCTCGTATCACTCCTCATAAAGACAAACGGACGACCACTCGTAAAATCAAAATAA